A part of Streptomyces sp. NBC_01497 genomic DNA contains:
- a CDS encoding phage tail sheath subtilisin-like domain-containing protein, with product MPSYLSPGVYVEEVASGSRPIEGVGTSVAAFVGLAPTGPLNKPTLVTNWSQYVAAFGEFTDGYYLAHSVYGFFNNGGSAAYVVRVGGAAEGDGPNAGAPAAVPGSAAPAALNPGAPAALGTFTVRALAAGSGGGALSVEVSDAEGEGPAERFRLVVKDGEKPVETFDVSAKKSGRNYVVTQVKERSTLISVQEAVPAAQLARPDNQTVALARPTQAPAALPVESVNAGHPGPAEYLGDSSDRTGFGGLEAVDEIAMVAVPDLMAAYQRGAIDLEAVKAVQLGLIAHCELMGDRVAVIDPPPGLNARDVRVWRQDTAGYDSKYAAVYYPWIKVFDPATGQARMVPPSGHVSGIWARNDFERGVHKAPANEVVRGVVDLENQITRGEQDLLNPIGVNCIRAFPGRGIRVWGARTLSSDPAWRYINIRRYFNYLEESILIGTQWVVFEPNDEALWARIRRNVSAFLVNEWRNGALFGSRPEDAFYVKCDAESNPPESVDLGRVICEIGIAPVKPAEFVIFRLAQFSSGSGELEE from the coding sequence ATGCCGTCCTACCTGTCGCCGGGTGTCTACGTCGAGGAAGTCGCCAGCGGCTCCCGCCCGATCGAAGGTGTCGGCACCTCCGTGGCGGCGTTCGTGGGCCTCGCACCCACCGGTCCGCTCAACAAGCCGACCCTGGTGACCAACTGGTCCCAGTACGTCGCCGCCTTCGGGGAGTTCACCGACGGCTACTACCTGGCCCATTCCGTCTACGGCTTCTTCAACAACGGCGGCTCGGCCGCGTATGTCGTGCGGGTCGGCGGCGCGGCCGAAGGGGACGGCCCGAACGCCGGCGCCCCCGCCGCGGTGCCGGGCTCCGCGGCCCCGGCCGCGCTGAACCCGGGCGCCCCCGCCGCGCTGGGCACGTTCACGGTCCGCGCCCTCGCGGCCGGCAGCGGTGGCGGCGCGCTCAGCGTCGAGGTGAGTGACGCGGAGGGCGAAGGGCCCGCCGAACGGTTCCGGCTGGTCGTCAAGGACGGCGAGAAGCCCGTCGAGACCTTCGACGTGAGCGCCAAGAAGAGCGGCCGCAACTACGTCGTCACGCAGGTCAAGGAACGCTCCACGCTGATCAGCGTGCAGGAAGCGGTGCCCGCCGCGCAGCTCGCCCGTCCGGACAACCAGACGGTGGCGCTCGCCCGCCCCACCCAGGCCCCCGCCGCTCTCCCCGTCGAGAGCGTGAACGCCGGCCACCCCGGCCCGGCCGAGTACCTCGGCGACTCCTCCGACCGCACCGGTTTCGGCGGCCTGGAAGCGGTCGACGAGATCGCGATGGTCGCCGTCCCCGACCTGATGGCCGCCTACCAGCGCGGCGCGATCGACCTGGAGGCGGTCAAGGCCGTCCAGCTCGGACTGATCGCGCACTGCGAACTGATGGGCGACCGGGTCGCCGTGATCGACCCGCCGCCCGGGCTCAACGCCCGTGACGTCCGGGTCTGGCGCCAGGACACCGCGGGTTACGACTCGAAGTACGCGGCCGTCTACTACCCGTGGATCAAGGTCTTCGACCCGGCCACCGGGCAGGCCCGCATGGTCCCGCCGAGCGGCCACGTCTCCGGTATCTGGGCGCGCAACGACTTCGAGCGCGGGGTGCACAAGGCGCCCGCCAACGAGGTCGTGCGCGGCGTCGTCGACCTGGAGAACCAGATCACCCGCGGCGAGCAGGACCTGCTCAACCCCATCGGCGTGAACTGCATCCGCGCCTTCCCCGGCCGCGGTATCCGCGTCTGGGGAGCCCGCACCCTCTCCTCCGACCCGGCCTGGCGCTACATCAACATCCGCCGGTACTTCAACTACCTGGAGGAGTCGATCCTGATCGGCACCCAGTGGGTGGTGTTCGAGCCGAACGACGAGGCGCTGTGGGCCCGTATCCGGCGCAACGTATCGGCGTTCCTGGTCAACGAGTGGCGCAACGGCGCCCTGTTCGGCTCGCGTCCCGAGGATGCCTTCTACGTCAAGTGCGACGCGGAGAGCAACCCGCCGGAGTCGGTCGACCTCGGCCGGGTCATCTGCGAGATCGGTATCGCGCCCGTCAAGCCCGCCGAGTTCGTGATCTTCCGGCTGGCCCAGTTCTCCAGTGGCAGCGGCGAGTTGGAGGAGTAG
- a CDS encoding ATP-binding protein, producing the protein MTHGTPDPGGPPTGAPADIPAGIPAGIPEGIPEGPLLARLAGLRERVADLVERRSAEDPTAADPLRGLYLSVEAVRHHVRRAAGPERAGHGEPDGARGPADGGDTGPDAGGPTAPAAPADLTDALDPADPASFGDPAGAHPAHDRLHRLSRRLGLTAVDATVLLIALAPDLDRGFEPLYGYLNDDVSRRRATIGLALDVCGLPAAQAGARDLFHPTAPLSASGLLLVEDSERPFLSRSLRVPDRVAAHLLGDDTPDAALTGHIRALPDLAEDPYAKDGGTSAHRLAKLLAAAPLTVYLREQRDGDGLLYAASALRAAGRDALHFTPLGGGARTGGPDGDPGGGGRSSTEGHGPVVELLREARLLGCSVVASPLPERPGPLIRALTVSDVPVLFTGRGPYDPQWCESDPLVLDVPRLPSGAVGTWSAALGLDAGEDPGFDLATTVAPYRLGGDGIARAARSALELAALDGTALTAAHLRLAARQQSASGLERHARRIRPDVGWDDLVLPAGPLGHLRELALRARYRSRVLGDWRLSAGGGRGRGVLALFAGDSGTGKTLSAEVVAADLGLDLYVVQLSSVVDKYVGETEKNLERIFTEADRADSVLLFDEADAVFGKRSEVKDSHDRYANMESAYLLQRLEAFDGIALLTTNLRANIDDAFTRRLDLVVDFPFPDAGQRLALWHHSLTHVPCADDVDPGVCARDFELAGGSIRSAVVTAAYAAVGRGETVTTADLLTGARREYRKAGRLVPGDVGW; encoded by the coding sequence ATGACGCACGGCACTCCCGACCCCGGCGGCCCGCCCACCGGCGCCCCCGCGGACATCCCTGCCGGAATCCCCGCCGGCATACCTGAGGGCATCCCTGAGGGCCCGCTGCTCGCCCGGCTCGCCGGGCTGCGCGAGCGGGTCGCCGACCTGGTCGAGCGCCGCAGCGCCGAGGACCCCACCGCGGCCGACCCCCTGCGGGGCCTGTACCTCTCCGTCGAGGCCGTACGCCATCATGTGCGGCGGGCCGCCGGTCCTGAGCGGGCCGGGCACGGCGAACCGGACGGCGCCCGGGGCCCGGCCGACGGCGGGGACACCGGGCCCGACGCCGGAGGCCCGACGGCCCCGGCGGCCCCGGCAGACCTCACCGACGCCCTGGACCCGGCGGACCCGGCGTCTTTCGGGGACCCGGCGGGCGCCCACCCGGCGCACGACCGGCTGCACCGGCTCAGCCGCCGCCTCGGGCTCACCGCGGTGGACGCCACCGTGCTGCTCATCGCGCTCGCCCCCGACCTCGACCGGGGCTTCGAGCCGCTGTACGGGTACCTGAACGACGACGTCAGCCGCCGGCGGGCCACCATCGGGCTGGCACTGGACGTGTGCGGCCTGCCCGCGGCCCAGGCCGGCGCGCGTGACCTCTTCCACCCCACGGCGCCACTTTCCGCGTCCGGCCTGCTGCTCGTGGAGGACAGCGAACGCCCCTTCCTCAGCCGCTCGTTGCGCGTCCCGGACCGGGTCGCCGCCCATCTGCTCGGCGACGACACCCCGGACGCCGCACTCACCGGGCACATCCGGGCGCTGCCGGACCTCGCCGAGGACCCCTACGCGAAGGACGGCGGCACGTCGGCGCACCGGCTCGCGAAGCTCCTCGCCGCCGCCCCGCTCACGGTCTACCTGCGCGAACAACGCGACGGCGACGGCCTGTTGTATGCGGCCTCCGCGCTGCGTGCCGCCGGCCGCGACGCGCTGCACTTCACCCCCTTGGGCGGGGGCGCGCGCACCGGAGGCCCGGACGGTGACCCCGGCGGGGGCGGGCGGAGCAGCACCGAGGGCCACGGCCCGGTCGTGGAACTGCTGCGCGAGGCGCGGCTGCTGGGCTGCTCCGTCGTGGCCAGTCCGCTGCCCGAGCGGCCGGGCCCGCTGATCAGGGCGCTGACGGTGTCCGACGTGCCGGTCCTGTTCACCGGGCGGGGCCCGTACGACCCGCAGTGGTGCGAGAGCGATCCCCTGGTGCTGGACGTGCCCCGGCTGCCGTCGGGCGCGGTGGGCACGTGGTCGGCCGCGCTCGGTCTCGACGCGGGCGAGGATCCGGGGTTCGACCTGGCCACGACCGTCGCCCCCTACCGCCTCGGCGGTGACGGCATCGCCCGCGCCGCCCGCTCGGCGCTGGAGCTCGCCGCCCTCGACGGCACCGCGCTGACCGCCGCGCACCTGCGGCTCGCCGCCCGGCAGCAGTCCGCGTCAGGGCTGGAACGGCACGCCCGCCGTATCCGGCCCGACGTCGGCTGGGACGACCTCGTCCTGCCGGCGGGACCGCTGGGGCACCTGCGGGAACTTGCCCTGCGCGCCCGGTACCGCAGCCGGGTCCTCGGTGACTGGCGGCTCAGCGCCGGCGGCGGGCGCGGCCGTGGGGTGCTGGCGCTGTTCGCCGGGGACTCCGGTACGGGCAAGACGCTGTCGGCCGAGGTGGTCGCCGCCGACCTGGGCCTCGACCTGTACGTCGTCCAGCTCTCCTCCGTGGTCGACAAGTACGTCGGCGAGACGGAGAAGAACCTGGAGCGCATCTTCACGGAGGCCGACCGCGCGGACTCGGTGCTGCTCTTCGACGAGGCCGACGCCGTGTTCGGCAAGCGCTCCGAGGTCAAGGACTCCCACGACCGCTACGCCAACATGGAGAGCGCGTACCTGCTCCAGCGTCTTGAGGCGTTCGACGGCATCGCCCTGCTCACCACCAACCTGCGGGCGAACATCGACGACGCCTTCACCCGACGCCTCGACCTGGTGGTCGACTTCCCGTTCCCGGACGCCGGTCAGCGGCTCGCCCTGTGGCACCACAGCCTGACTCATGTGCCCTGCGCGGACGACGTCGATCCGGGCGTCTGCGCCCGGGACTTCGAGCTGGCGGGCGGTTCGATCCGCAGCGCGGTGGTGACCGCCGCCTACGCGGCCGTGGGCCGTGGCGAGACGGTCACCACGGCCGACCTGCTGACGGGTGCCCGCCGGGAGTACCGCAAGGCGGGCCGCCTGGTCCCCGGCGACGTGGGCTGGTGA
- a CDS encoding phage tail protein, which translates to MSLQPGDSLTSHNFGLQIDGVMVEYLQEVSGLSLEQDVIEYQQVSAQGVPVTKKLPGVKKAGTCTVVRGMTQSAAFNQWINESIAGQMATARKNATIMHMDYTNAPVKRYNMRNAWCSKVEASTVKAGEASALTETVTITFEELVIE; encoded by the coding sequence ATGAGTCTTCAGCCCGGTGATTCCCTCACCTCACACAATTTCGGCCTCCAGATCGACGGCGTCATGGTCGAGTACCTCCAGGAGGTCAGCGGCCTGAGCCTCGAACAGGACGTCATCGAGTACCAGCAGGTCTCCGCCCAGGGCGTGCCCGTGACGAAGAAGCTGCCGGGCGTGAAGAAGGCCGGCACGTGCACCGTCGTGCGCGGCATGACCCAGTCCGCGGCGTTCAACCAGTGGATCAACGAGTCGATCGCCGGCCAGATGGCGACGGCCCGCAAGAACGCCACGATCATGCACATGGACTACACGAACGCCCCGGTCAAGCGCTACAACATGCGCAACGCCTGGTGCAGCAAGGTCGAGGCCAGCACGGTCAAGGCCGGTGAGGCGTCGGCGCTCACCGAGACCGTCACCATCACCTTCGAAGAACTGGTCATCGAGTAA
- a CDS encoding helix-turn-helix transcriptional regulator, producing the protein MHASFQSTAPESGQRIPVVVHAPDPISREGTISQLRQHPVVDLVDKVDAQGHGVAVLLAESLDPTVLAWLRRLVRNEGLHTVLVVSLLREAELLDVFECGVGAIVWRHEATAQRLFRAVLAAHRGEGDLPSDLLGRLISQVGTLRTSAVGTSGVQPSGLTPRETDVLRLVAEGLGTGEIAGKLSYSERTVKNIMQGLTTRLALRNRTHAVAYALREGYIS; encoded by the coding sequence TTGCACGCCTCTTTTCAGTCGACCGCGCCGGAATCCGGCCAGCGGATTCCTGTCGTCGTCCACGCGCCCGATCCGATCTCCCGGGAAGGGACGATCAGTCAACTGCGCCAGCACCCCGTGGTGGACCTCGTCGACAAGGTCGACGCCCAGGGGCACGGCGTGGCCGTGCTGCTCGCCGAGTCGCTCGACCCCACCGTGCTGGCGTGGCTGCGCCGCCTCGTACGCAACGAGGGCCTGCACACCGTCCTGGTCGTGAGCCTGCTGCGCGAGGCGGAACTGCTCGACGTCTTCGAGTGCGGGGTGGGGGCCATCGTCTGGCGGCACGAGGCCACCGCGCAGCGGCTGTTCCGGGCGGTGCTCGCGGCCCATCGCGGCGAGGGCGACCTGCCGTCCGACCTGCTCGGCCGCCTCATCAGCCAGGTCGGCACGCTGCGGACCAGCGCCGTCGGCACGTCCGGCGTCCAGCCGTCCGGCCTGACGCCCCGGGAGACCGACGTCCTGCGGCTGGTCGCCGAAGGTCTGGGCACCGGGGAAATAGCCGGGAAACTGTCGTACTCCGAACGGACTGTCAAGAACATCATGCAAGGACTGACCACTCGCCTGGCACTCCGCAACCGCACGCACGCCGTGGCCTACGCCCTGCGCGAGGGGTACATCTCGTGA
- a CDS encoding DUF6760 family protein has translation MTYATDRVHEEIAYIAYHFHWSLEDILDLEHRDRRRYAQEIASLVSRAATEG, from the coding sequence GTGACGTACGCGACCGACCGTGTCCACGAAGAGATCGCGTACATCGCTTACCACTTCCACTGGAGCCTGGAGGACATCCTGGACCTCGAACACCGCGACCGGCGGCGTTACGCCCAGGAGATCGCCTCTCTCGTCAGCCGCGCGGCGACGGAGGGGTGA
- a CDS encoding RICIN domain-containing protein has translation MSPWTSLEPPSTTVDPGGSTRVRLRVRNTGDVVDEYRFVPVGDLSPWTTVEPQSIRLYPGTTGTVELAFAPPRTPDAAAGPHPYGVQIIPSEYPEATTVSEGNVTVTPFTEVRAELVPQTVKGRFRGRPRLAVDNLGNVKLTASVGGSDNGDQLAYDIHPANVQIAPGRAAFIKSTLKPRQIIWAGQKQSRPYTLSVQRSGAEPLPVQGTYVQPGLLPRWLGVLLSMLIALAVAFVMIWIAYKPAVASQATERNDTPVTSLTPPPPSQAPAPQPSQTETAQNTPPPQPSTSAGAGGGGGAKKSPAPHPFKDVMLRNGTTEKCAGPAFATGSAGSTYGQYTCNTDTKANQVWDFDTVAKGKGPDGRDLYQLRDKSTGFCMDLSGTGAAPLSAKPQDSACTQTMNDNQLWWLEKRPNSGGLYWIHNYASNNLCLDVYGNASDGSDRAEGGALTLFHCTDTDDQGWLLAKPDKS, from the coding sequence ATGAGTCCCTGGACCTCCCTGGAACCCCCTTCGACGACCGTGGACCCGGGCGGTTCGACCCGCGTGCGGCTGCGGGTGCGCAACACCGGTGACGTCGTCGACGAGTACCGGTTCGTACCCGTCGGTGACCTCTCCCCGTGGACGACCGTCGAGCCGCAGTCCATCCGGCTGTACCCGGGGACGACCGGGACCGTGGAGCTGGCCTTCGCCCCGCCCCGCACCCCGGACGCCGCGGCGGGACCGCACCCGTACGGCGTGCAGATCATCCCGTCGGAGTACCCGGAGGCCACCACGGTCTCCGAGGGCAACGTGACCGTCACCCCGTTCACCGAGGTACGGGCCGAACTCGTGCCCCAGACGGTGAAGGGCCGCTTCCGCGGGCGCCCCCGGCTCGCCGTCGACAACCTCGGCAACGTCAAACTCACCGCCTCCGTGGGCGGCAGCGACAACGGCGACCAGCTCGCGTACGACATCCACCCCGCCAACGTCCAGATCGCGCCGGGCCGGGCCGCGTTCATCAAGAGCACGCTGAAGCCGCGGCAGATCATCTGGGCGGGGCAGAAGCAGTCCCGCCCGTACACGCTCTCCGTGCAGCGTTCCGGCGCGGAGCCGCTGCCGGTGCAGGGCACGTACGTCCAGCCCGGGCTGCTGCCCCGCTGGCTCGGGGTGCTGCTCTCGATGCTGATCGCGCTCGCCGTGGCCTTCGTGATGATCTGGATCGCCTACAAGCCCGCGGTGGCCAGCCAGGCCACGGAGCGCAATGACACGCCCGTCACGTCCCTGACGCCGCCGCCTCCGTCCCAGGCCCCGGCGCCCCAGCCGTCGCAGACCGAGACCGCCCAGAACACCCCGCCGCCGCAGCCGTCGACGAGTGCGGGCGCGGGTGGCGGCGGGGGAGCCAAGAAGTCCCCCGCGCCGCACCCCTTCAAAGACGTCATGCTCAGGAACGGCACGACCGAGAAGTGCGCGGGCCCCGCCTTCGCGACGGGATCGGCGGGCAGCACCTACGGCCAGTACACCTGCAACACCGATACCAAGGCCAACCAGGTGTGGGATTTCGACACGGTGGCCAAGGGCAAGGGGCCCGACGGCCGGGACCTCTACCAGCTCCGCGACAAGTCGACCGGCTTCTGCATGGACCTGTCGGGGACGGGCGCCGCACCGCTCAGTGCGAAGCCGCAGGACAGCGCCTGCACCCAGACGATGAACGACAACCAGCTCTGGTGGCTGGAGAAGCGGCCGAACAGCGGCGGCCTCTACTGGATCCACAACTACGCCAGCAACAATCTGTGCCTGGACGTCTACGGCAACGCGTCGGACGGGTCCGACCGCGCGGAGGGCGGCGCGCTGACGCTCTTCCACTGCACCGACACCGACGACCAGGGATGGCTTCTCGCCAAGCCCGACAAGAGCTGA
- a CDS encoding DUF4255 domain-containing protein → MIHEVDALLKGLLKGGALAGADVEVSFEAPTRDWAARRNAPAFNIYLFDIREDVKRRERGSMDVRDERGIVVRRRRPPRWFRLSYLVTAWTKLPEDEHRLLSAALATLLPHELVAPERLPDALAALGLSVPVAVSGIQAETRSLAEIWTALGGALKPSLDLVVTVPFPAYPDYDAGPPVTEGAVVRAREIDGPLEDGERAHLPRHLSGAEQEPEAARGSATTTRFGAPPR, encoded by the coding sequence GTGATCCACGAAGTGGACGCCCTGCTCAAGGGGTTGCTGAAAGGTGGCGCCCTGGCGGGCGCCGACGTCGAGGTCTCCTTCGAGGCCCCGACCCGCGACTGGGCGGCCCGGCGCAACGCGCCCGCCTTCAACATCTACCTGTTCGACATCCGGGAGGACGTCAAACGGCGCGAGCGCGGGTCGATGGACGTGCGGGACGAGCGCGGCATCGTCGTGCGCCGGCGCCGTCCGCCGCGCTGGTTTCGGCTGTCGTACCTCGTCACCGCCTGGACCAAGCTCCCCGAGGACGAACACCGCCTGCTCTCGGCGGCGTTGGCCACCCTGCTGCCGCACGAACTCGTCGCGCCCGAACGCCTTCCCGACGCGCTCGCGGCGCTCGGCCTCAGTGTGCCCGTCGCCGTTTCCGGGATCCAGGCCGAGACGCGCTCGCTGGCCGAGATCTGGACCGCGCTCGGCGGCGCGCTCAAGCCGTCGCTCGACCTCGTGGTCACGGTGCCGTTCCCGGCCTACCCCGATTACGACGCGGGACCGCCGGTCACCGAGGGCGCGGTGGTGCGCGCACGGGAGATCGACGGGCCCCTGGAGGACGGCGAGCGGGCGCATCTGCCGCGCCATCTCTCCGGCGCGGAGCAGGAGCCGGAAGCCGCCCGCGGCTCGGCCACGACGACCCGGTTCGGAGCACCTCCCCGATGA